The genomic DNA GGCCCGCTTTCCTCCCCATGCGCTGAATGAATTGGCACCCCGGCGTGACCTCACTTGCGGCTCACCCGCTGACCCTAAGGACAGTTCCTCTTCGGAGCTACGTTTGAAGCGCCTGTTGTTTGAGACCTCTTCCGAATCATCGTCCTCTATAACTCGATCTCCTAATCCTGTGCCCCCCGACCTTTTGCCCGCCCAAGAGCTGAAGGGAGCTCGCTTCCCTGCCCAAGAGCTGAAAGCGGCCCGTTTCCCCGCCCAAGAGCTGAAGGGAGCTCGTTTCCCGGCCCAAGAGCTGAAGGGTGCTCGTTTCGACATGGGTAAATACTCCTCTTCTTGATGTAATGAGGAATCATCTCCATATTCTGAGGTGTAAAGTTCTTGCAACTCATGCATCATTTGAGCCAAATCCGGTCTTCGAGctgatggaaatggaaattgtGGCGATGTTGACCTCTTTCCCGCCCAAGAGCTGAAAGGCGCCGCACTGACCGTGACTGCGGTGAGCATCACGAAAGCCAAAGAGAGGTTGAGAGGTCGTCGCCATTTCCTTGCGGACGGGAAGAAGCCCGGGGTCATTCCTGGATGGgaaaaaaagacgaaataGCTTGTTATTAAGTTTCGAAATGAGACAGACCACTACTGAAGGGGTAGATTTGTTCAATGAGCTACTCATTTATGCAAAGGTCTCCGGATGGTGAACAATATAGCGAGATAATACAACATTTTCATGATGAGCATGACAAATTTAtaagagaaatattttgctttgagtACTTGTGAAATTGAAGTGTTGTATTGACTACCAAATTCCAGAAAGATTTATTGACAGTGTCAAATATTTAGTATAAAGAACAGCAAATTGTGGTATACATTTATCGAAAACACTattgcattttgataaattAACTCATTTGGACTTTGATtgtgaatgaaatgtgcaGAGAAAGTTAGAACACAATATATTCATGGTCCTTGCTCTCAAAGAAAAGAGTCTCCCTCCCTTTCATTAGTGATGAAAACCGACCTTCGCGCAAGACTTTCGGTTGTGAGAAAGATCCTTTGGAACCCTCGGATGCTGTCTCGTCTCTAATGGAAATTCGTGATTAATCACAGAGCAATCTGTACGAAAGGCAGTCAAACTGGAGTTGGTTTCTTCTCTCTCTATCGCTCGCTACATGGTTTGATTGTTTGTTGTTGTAATGGCTAGCATTATTCACTGAAAGATATCTCTTAAATGGTCCATTCGTGGTCATTTTGTTATGCAAGAATGAACGGCTCAAAACATGTCTTGTCTAATACGTTAACAAAAAAGGCTATTTACTGCAAAGAATACAATAGAGATTTTGGAGCACAAAGGAATAATTAGTGCACGAATTACAACACAGGAATTACAACAGTCTCCAAAGTTACAGAACACTTAGAAGAATAGAACTGATGAGGCGATGAAAGGATCTAGCAAGATCTAAAAAGGCTTATGCCGGGTCTTGTAATCAGAGATGGGCAAAATGTGCATAAAACCCCCCTTTTGGTCactaaaatttgtcaaaaaatatccgGGAGGAGAGGCAAACCAAAGATCTCTCGCTTTCTTGCTGAAAATTTCCACTTAACACTGCACCAGGTCGCCTGGCTCAAAATGTTAGCTTCATTTGACTGATTTAAGCCTACAAATTCTGGGAAGGAGACTTTTTTGTTTATGTCTAAAGACCATTCTACcaaattttctcaatttttcacTAAAATATGGATGCACTTTTGGGGCCAAGATGTGCAAAATTATGCCAAAGTATCCAATTTGCTTTGTATACAAATAACCAAGTTTTAGGGCAAAACATACGTACTTCAAATTTCTGTAGTATCCCACCACTTGTTACCGTATGAGAATCCCATTTCCTTCCGATtaccatttttcttctttctatACAAATGGTTGATGTTGACACTTCGATTCAAAAATAGCCTTTCGAAATCAAACCAGATGGTGCTTACTTAGTTGGTATGGCAAACCTTGAAATCTTGCTGAgtattattattttgaaacatgGGTGGGTTTAGAAATGGCAATCTCTACCAACAGATCATTCGTTCTTGAAGTAGCATACGTACTCTTAAGCTCTCTCATTTATATGTAAATATACACGAGAAGTTTGCTTGCaccaatggaaatgaaacaaaGTGAAAGGTCAATCCAAGGACGCCCATATTGATAAAAAGACTGCAATGATTTCAAACCTAACTGAATTTGCTCTGTTGCATAACTGATTAGCTTTGTCAATCTTGCTTGCCAATCGTATTAGTTTTGTCGCCGAGAAAGGCATGCATTTCCTGATTTCATCTGATTTCATCTTTGcttatatttttctttctcttctttttttattcgTTTATGGCGCGAAACGAGGTTATTGCGCTATTCTAGGCTTCGCGCAGAGTGGGTGAAGTTGTTCACGCTCCATGAACTTTCtgagaagaggaaaaacagCCAGAACTGCTGATACGATTCCCTACTACCATTCGCTAGATTTCTTTCCCAAAATATTCCATTCAAACGGGAAGGCTCTTTGTCGCTTTCAAGCCAAAGTTTGCGTCTTCCGCCACGCTAAGAAGAAATTCATCTTGTTCTGTCCGCACAAATCGAGCCACATTTTACCAACGTCCATATGGTGAAATAGCTATAGGAGATAAAGAGCGCATATTCTTCTGTCTTTGCAtcatttcaacttgaattCACTTGTAACACTTGTAATAGCTCATTTTGATGGATAGTTGCTATTGAATGATATGCAAGGTACTCGTCTCTGGCAATTGTACTTGTCAACCAAAACGCCTTACATTTTGGAAGCAAGCTTCCGAATGAATCCAAATAGTTATTGCCTGTCACATCAATCTTTTAAAACTGAACCAATCTCCATTGGAACAGGAATCTGGAAAAGTGTATTGACAAAATGACCTTCACCAATCGGGTGG from Tigriopus californicus strain San Diego chromosome 1, Tcal_SD_v2.1, whole genome shotgun sequence includes the following:
- the LOC131883447 gene encoding uncharacterized protein LOC131883447; this translates as MKGLKAATRRLYVFLPCERGTLRQLGPGRSSKSQDPSLEIWVEDVLNWTNSRIACHFAVFSGLMDLGVERINPKPLFDPYRPQTKSVSQERSLGTKRITNTLGMTPGFFPSARKWRRPLNLSLAFVMLTAVTVSAAPFSSWAGKRSTSPQFPFPSARRPDLAQMMHELQELYTSEYGDDSSLHQEEEYLPMSKRAPFSSWAGKRAPFSSWAGKRAAFSSWAGKRAPFSSWAGKRSGGTGLGDRVIEDDDSEEVSNNRRFKRSSEEELSLGSAGEPQVRSRRGANSFSAWGGKRAQLQRFTRDVHNDAMVPVRVMRPHRAAFSAWGG